Proteins from a single region of Macaca nemestrina isolate mMacNem1 chromosome 13, mMacNem.hap1, whole genome shotgun sequence:
- the LOC105479840 gene encoding UBX domain-containing protein 2A isoform X2 encodes MKDVDNLKSVKQEWVCETGSDNQPLSNNQQSNCEYFVDSLFEEAQKVGSKCVSPTEQKKQVDVNIKLWKNGFTVNDDFRSYSDGASQQFLNSIKKGELPSELQGIFDKEEVDVKVEDKKNEICLSTKPVFQPFSGQGHRLGSATPKIVSKAKNIEVENKNNLSAVPLNNLEPITNIQIWLANGKRIVQKFNISHRWHHLHLSHYDDVKFDT; translated from the exons GGTTTGTGAAACAGGATCTGATAATCAACCTCTTAGTAATAATCAACAATCAAATTGTGAATATTTTGTTGATAGCCTTTTTGAGGAAGCTCAGAAGGTTGGTTCCAAATGCGTGTCTCCCACTGAACAGAAGAAACAG GtagatgtaaatataaaattatggaaAAACGGATTCACCGTCAACGATGATTTCAGAAGTTATTCCGATGGTGCCAGTCAGCAGTTTTTGAACTCCATCAAAAAAGG GGAATTACCTTCAGAATTACAGGGAATTTTTGATAAAGAGGAGGTGGACGTTAAAGTTgaagacaagaaaaatgaaatatgtttgTCTACAAAGCCTGTGTTCCAGCCCTTTTCAGGACAGGGTCACAGACTAGGAAG TGCCACACCAAAAATTGTTTCTAAAGCAAAGAATAttgaagttgaaaataaaaataatttgtctgCTGTTCCGCTGAACAACTTGGAACCCATTACTAATATACAGATCTGGTTAGCCAATGGGAAAAGGATTGTTCAGAAATTTAACATTTCTCATAG GTGGCATCATTTACATTTGTCCCATTATGATGATGTTAAATTTGACACTTGA
- the LOC105479840 gene encoding UBX domain-containing protein 2A isoform X1, producing MKDVDNLKSVKQEWVCETGSDNQPLSNNQQSNCEYFVDSLFEEAQKVGSKCVSPTEQKKQVDVNIKLWKNGFTVNDDFRSYSDGASQQFLNSIKKGELPSELQGIFDKEEVDVKVEDKKNEICLSTKPVFQPFSGQGHRLGSATPKIVSKAKNIEVENKNNLSAVPLNNLEPITNIQIWLANGKRIVQKFNISHRVSHIKDFIEKYQGSQRSPPFSLATAFPVLRLLDETLTLEEADLQNAVIIQRLQKTAAPFRELSEH from the exons GGTTTGTGAAACAGGATCTGATAATCAACCTCTTAGTAATAATCAACAATCAAATTGTGAATATTTTGTTGATAGCCTTTTTGAGGAAGCTCAGAAGGTTGGTTCCAAATGCGTGTCTCCCACTGAACAGAAGAAACAG GtagatgtaaatataaaattatggaaAAACGGATTCACCGTCAACGATGATTTCAGAAGTTATTCCGATGGTGCCAGTCAGCAGTTTTTGAACTCCATCAAAAAAGG GGAATTACCTTCAGAATTACAGGGAATTTTTGATAAAGAGGAGGTGGACGTTAAAGTTgaagacaagaaaaatgaaatatgtttgTCTACAAAGCCTGTGTTCCAGCCCTTTTCAGGACAGGGTCACAGACTAGGAAG TGCCACACCAAAAATTGTTTCTAAAGCAAAGAATAttgaagttgaaaataaaaataatttgtctgCTGTTCCGCTGAACAACTTGGAACCCATTACTAATATACAGATCTGGTTAGCCAATGGGAAAAGGATTGTTCAGAAATTTAACATTTCTCATAG AGTAAGCCATATCAAAGACTTCATTGAAAAATACCAAGGATCTCAAAGAAGTCCTCCGTTTTCCCTGGCAACAGCTTTTCCTGTCCTCAGGTTGCTAGATGAGACACTCACACTGGAAGAAGCAGATTTACAGAATGCCGTCATCATTCAGAGACTCCAAAAAACTGCTGCACCTTTTAGAGAACTTTCAGAGCACTGA